Below is a window of Bifidobacterium asteroides DNA.
GGTCAGACGAAGCAGGGGAAATACAGAAAAGGGCGTGTCATCAAGCATGACTCAGGCCCTGTCGAGCACTCTGGCCACCCTGGGTTTTGCTCCGGTTACGGCAGAACCGGATTCAGCCAGCCTATATCTGACCTCATGCCCCTTCTTGGACAGCGTCAACGCCCACCCCATTATCTGCACAATCCATCTGGGCATGGTCCAAGGAATCATGGAGGGCAGCTGCAAGGCGGCCAAGGTTAAAAAAGCCAGTGTGTCGCTGAAACCTCTGTCCTCGCCAAAGGGATGCTTCCTGAAAGTAGCGAAAGCGGACAGCCAATCAAAAAGGAGAGCAAAGCAATGACCTACGTAATCGCCCAGCCCTGCGTGGACGTCAAAGACAAGGCCTGCGTGGATGAGTGCCCGGTGGATTGCATCTACGAGGGCCCTAGGAATCTATACATCAATCCCAACGAATGCATCGACTGCGGTGCCTGTGAGCCAGTCTGCCCTGTGGAAGCGATCTTCTACGAAGAAGACCTGCCGGAGGAATGGACTTGGTTCAAGGATGCCTCTGAAGACTTCTTTGCCCAGGTCGGCGATGCAGGCGGCGCCCAGGCCCAGGGACCCTACGATCACGACCATCCAAAGGTCGCCGCGCTGCCACACCAGGATAATTTCGTCTGCATTCAGCCGGAATCACGCAGCCAGCGCGCGGTCTGGGTCCGCAAGGACCAAACGGAATGAAGGCCCGTTCAAGCCAAGACGATCACCTGGTCTTCCCTGACTTTTTGGACCGCCCTGTGGAGGAGGCAGCCCGGATGCTTCTGGGCTGCTTTATCATTCGCGATTATGAGTCGGAAGGTGAGCAGGCCAGGGTTCGGATCGTGGAAACCGAAGCCTACGATCAAAATGATCCGGCCAGCCACGCCTACCAAGGGCGAACGGCCCGCAACGCTGCCCTCTTCGGCCCCAGCGGGCATATGTATGTCTACTTCACTTATGGAATGCACTATTGCATGAATATCTCCTGCCAGGAGGACGGGTTCGGCGCTGGGGTGCTGATTCGAGCCTGTCAGCCAACGCAGGGTCTGGACCTTCTGCGCAGCCATAGGCACGGCCGTCACTCGGACCGGGATTTGGCCAACGGGCCCGCCAAGCTCTGCCAGGCCTTGGACATCGACAAGCGCAACTATGGCCATGATCTCAGAAAACCACCCATCCGCCTGGCAATGGCGGGACTGGACCAGGACGAGACCATCACGGCAACACCGCGGATAGGCATATCGCACGCCAAAAAGACTCTACGGAGATTCGTCATCACCGGCAATCCCTGCCTGTCGCGATGAGCGGGCGAAAACCTGCGCTTCTGGCTTATACAGCCTAGAGGATAACTTATCGCTTGATGAAGCGGGACTCGACACAGCTCTGGAAGCGAACAAGCGAGAGCATGACAGCAGCCAACAGAGCAATGATCAGCATGCCTATGAAACTGCCTGTCACCGGATCCAGTCCAAACATTTTCGAGAAAGTCTTGAAGGCCCAGGTAGATGCCGTAAAACCGAGGCTGGTGGTGGCCGAAAAGACCCCCATAACCAGCGGATAGCGTCTGTCCGGAGTGAGGTTGGACAGGAGGAAAGGGCAGGTGGCCATATTGATTGCACTGCCT
It encodes the following:
- a CDS encoding DNA-3-methyladenine glycosylase, giving the protein MKARSSQDDHLVFPDFLDRPVEEAARMLLGCFIIRDYESEGEQARVRIVETEAYDQNDPASHAYQGRTARNAALFGPSGHMYVYFTYGMHYCMNISCQEDGFGAGVLIRACQPTQGLDLLRSHRHGRHSDRDLANGPAKLCQALDIDKRNYGHDLRKPPIRLAMAGLDQDETITATPRIGISHAKKTLRRFVITGNPCLSR
- the fdxA gene encoding ferredoxin, with protein sequence MTYVIAQPCVDVKDKACVDECPVDCIYEGPRNLYINPNECIDCGACEPVCPVEAIFYEEDLPEEWTWFKDASEDFFAQVGDAGGAQAQGPYDHDHPKVAALPHQDNFVCIQPESRSQRAVWVRKDQTE